In a genomic window of Bacteroidota bacterium:
- a CDS encoding toxin-antitoxin system YwqK family antitoxin has protein sequence MKTKLLLFLFFMLAVMQLGFGQCPQVPEDCIEEDRRAKLTDQMVMEEAAQRRQAEGGEDMLEFIKTAGTALLTIWDARKQDADANRLKMKCIEGDCQNSPSIQALYHMKIPYLYKGEFKQGAKNGKGEMYVILNNKPILLEMGTYYNNLQSGLGYKKDWTVYTTQGVMESRSELGFSGKYYFGEFRAGLRDGYGGFYGSDSLPLYEGEWKNGFYSGQGREYGPGGKLQYGGAFQAGARNGLGKSYFPNGNVQFDGNWLNGRVNGNAKEYYANGQLKLSSNFVEGRPNGEVQLFDEKGKIKFEGSLFRGTEGGEGKTYLADGSVFEGNWRTIGWGFKQSILQGKVINAEGRVTNRYRVYSLHGDIAKMMRGIVLLEVGVLGGVGPRYAGAKRNVAPWEFLPYNFDGRVHLVGPRFLKWNRLFAHAYLNSRVHSIGSASDSIYISGSALADQTGPTNYHRLMLNDAPTTVPLGLITKEAGAGLSAYFPLDDEVSFDAGVGAAFWQRSNLRIGKEVMTYDTLNVGGLVFNKVLQFKNLDYYLELGFRVGYFRLGMRTYLRSPVSPNRNLPLFVADGAGYSQYFVGNRKLSLKPSVSLSFQVNLGQLGDRSHLIHQYKLKGYE, from the coding sequence ATATGCTTGAATTCATTAAAACTGCGGGCACCGCTTTGCTTACGATTTGGGACGCACGCAAGCAAGATGCTGATGCGAATCGCCTCAAGATGAAGTGCATCGAGGGTGATTGTCAGAATTCGCCAAGCATTCAAGCACTTTACCATATGAAAATCCCCTACCTCTACAAGGGCGAATTCAAACAAGGTGCAAAAAACGGGAAAGGCGAAATGTATGTCATTCTGAACAACAAACCAATTCTGTTGGAAATGGGCACCTATTACAACAATCTGCAATCTGGACTTGGCTATAAAAAGGATTGGACGGTTTATACCACGCAAGGGGTGATGGAAAGTCGAAGCGAATTGGGGTTTTCGGGCAAGTACTATTTCGGAGAGTTTCGGGCTGGTTTGCGCGATGGGTATGGTGGCTTTTATGGTTCGGACTCCCTTCCATTGTATGAGGGCGAATGGAAAAACGGGTTTTACAGCGGCCAAGGAAGGGAATATGGGCCGGGCGGAAAGCTGCAATACGGAGGGGCTTTTCAAGCTGGCGCGCGAAACGGTCTCGGGAAGTCGTATTTCCCGAATGGAAACGTTCAATTCGACGGCAATTGGCTCAACGGCAGAGTGAACGGGAATGCCAAGGAGTACTATGCGAATGGGCAACTGAAACTCAGCAGTAATTTTGTTGAGGGCCGTCCCAATGGGGAGGTTCAGCTGTTTGACGAAAAGGGGAAAATCAAATTTGAAGGGAGCCTGTTCCGAGGAACAGAGGGAGGAGAAGGGAAAACTTATTTGGCCGATGGTTCGGTTTTTGAAGGTAACTGGAGAACTATCGGATGGGGCTTCAAACAGTCGATTCTGCAAGGCAAAGTCATCAACGCCGAAGGTCGGGTGACGAACCGTTACCGGGTTTATTCGTTGCATGGAGACATTGCCAAGATGATGCGCGGTATCGTTCTTTTGGAGGTAGGGGTATTGGGCGGCGTTGGTCCACGCTATGCGGGAGCCAAAAGAAATGTGGCACCTTGGGAATTTTTGCCCTACAATTTCGATGGCAGGGTCCATTTGGTTGGCCCAAGGTTCCTCAAATGGAACCGTCTTTTTGCGCATGCTTATCTCAATTCGCGGGTACATTCGATCGGGAGCGCCTCTGATTCCATCTACATCTCGGGTTCGGCATTGGCAGACCAAACAGGCCCCACCAACTATCATCGTCTTATGTTGAATGACGCCCCCACGACGGTACCGCTGGGACTGATCACGAAAGAGGCAGGCGCAGGATTGTCGGCATATTTTCCGTTGGATGATGAAGTTTCTTTTGATGCCGGCGTAGGGGCTGCGTTCTGGCAGCGGTCCAATTTGCGGATTGGCAAGGAGGTCATGACCTATGACACGCTGAACGTAGGTGGATTGGTATTCAACAAAGTGCTCCAATTCAAGAACCTTGACTATTACCTGGAATTGGGATTTCGGGTGGGTTACTTCAGGCTAGGGATGCGCACCTATTTGAGAAGCCCTGTCAGTCCCAATCGAAATCTGCCGTTGTTTGTTGCCGATGGAGCGGGGTATTCGCAGTATTTTGTAGGAAATAGAAAGCTGTCGCTGAAGCCCAGCGTCAGCCTGTCCTTTCAAGTAAATCTCGGGCAGCTCGGGGATCGCTCCCACCTCATCCATCAATACAAACTAAAAGGGTATGAATAA